A genomic stretch from Hemicordylus capensis ecotype Gifberg chromosome 1, rHemCap1.1.pri, whole genome shotgun sequence includes:
- the LOC128338995 gene encoding olfactory receptor 5I1-like isoform X1, translated as MCGGDHVKEVSEFILVGFTEDPLLRISLFVVFLTIYVITLLGNLGMIALICLDPHLQKPMYFFLSNLSFSDLCYSTVIVPKTLVNFLAEEKTILFAGCAAQFYFYAVFATVECLLLAAMAYDRYVAICNPLLYPVVMSRKMCIGLVLASYLVGCANGTIHTSTVFRLPFCSSNIIDHFFCDVPFILKLACSDTMLNRTLLFTISSLIGLCSFLIILISYVYIVITIQRISSTEGRKKTFSTCASHLMAVTLFYTTILFIYLKPTSNYSEGQD; from the exons atgtgcggtggggatcatgtaaaagaag TGTCAGAATTCATTCTAGTAGGATTCACAGAAGATCCACTGCTACGCATTTCCCTTTTTGTGGTGTTTCTGACCATTTATGTCATCACTCTTCTGGGAAATCTTGGGATGATTGCATTGATTTGTCTTGACCCCCATCTTCAAAAACCCATGTACTTTTTCCTCAGTAACCTGTCTTTCTCAGATCTATGTTATTCCACTGTCATTGTTCCCAAAACACTGGTGAATTTTTTGGCTGAAGAGAAAACCATTCTGTTTGCTGGCTGTGCTGCCCAGTTCTATTTCTATGCTGTGTTTGCCACTGTAGAGTGTCTTCTGCTAGCAGCCATGGCCTATGACCGTTATGTAGCCATCTGCAACCCACTTCTCTACCCAGTTGTCATGTCCCGGAAGATGTGTATTGGTCTAGTGTTGGCTTCATATCTGGTGGGGTGTGCCAATGGTACGATACACACTAGCACTGTCTTTCGCCTTCCCTTCTGCAGCTCCAACATCATTGACCACTTCTTTTGTGATGTACCCTTCATACTGAAACTTGCCTGTTCTGATACTATGCTCAACCGCACCCTGCTTTTCACAATCTCTTCCCTGATAGGCCTCTGTTCTTTCCTCATCATACTGATCTCTTATGTCTACATTGTCATCACCATCCAGAGGATCAGCTCAacggagggaaggaagaaaacctTCTCCACCTGTGCCTCCCACCTGATGGCTGTCACCTTGTTTTATACCACCATCCTTTTCATCTACTTGAAGCCCACTTCAAATTACTCTGAAGGGCAAGACTAA
- the LOC128338995 gene encoding olfactory receptor 5I1-like isoform X2, giving the protein MAQWNRTVVSEFILVGFTEDPLLRISLFVVFLTIYVITLLGNLGMIALICLDPHLQKPMYFFLSNLSFSDLCYSTVIVPKTLVNFLAEEKTILFAGCAAQFYFYAVFATVECLLLAAMAYDRYVAICNPLLYPVVMSRKMCIGLVLASYLVGCANGTIHTSTVFRLPFCSSNIIDHFFCDVPFILKLACSDTMLNRTLLFTISSLIGLCSFLIILISYVYIVITIQRISSTEGRKKTFSTCASHLMAVTLFYTTILFIYLKPTSNYSEGQD; this is encoded by the coding sequence ATGGCCCAATGGAATCGCACTGTAGTGTCAGAATTCATTCTAGTAGGATTCACAGAAGATCCACTGCTACGCATTTCCCTTTTTGTGGTGTTTCTGACCATTTATGTCATCACTCTTCTGGGAAATCTTGGGATGATTGCATTGATTTGTCTTGACCCCCATCTTCAAAAACCCATGTACTTTTTCCTCAGTAACCTGTCTTTCTCAGATCTATGTTATTCCACTGTCATTGTTCCCAAAACACTGGTGAATTTTTTGGCTGAAGAGAAAACCATTCTGTTTGCTGGCTGTGCTGCCCAGTTCTATTTCTATGCTGTGTTTGCCACTGTAGAGTGTCTTCTGCTAGCAGCCATGGCCTATGACCGTTATGTAGCCATCTGCAACCCACTTCTCTACCCAGTTGTCATGTCCCGGAAGATGTGTATTGGTCTAGTGTTGGCTTCATATCTGGTGGGGTGTGCCAATGGTACGATACACACTAGCACTGTCTTTCGCCTTCCCTTCTGCAGCTCCAACATCATTGACCACTTCTTTTGTGATGTACCCTTCATACTGAAACTTGCCTGTTCTGATACTATGCTCAACCGCACCCTGCTTTTCACAATCTCTTCCCTGATAGGCCTCTGTTCTTTCCTCATCATACTGATCTCTTATGTCTACATTGTCATCACCATCCAGAGGATCAGCTCAacggagggaaggaagaaaacctTCTCCACCTGTGCCTCCCACCTGATGGCTGTCACCTTGTTTTATACCACCATCCTTTTCATCTACTTGAAGCCCACTTCAAATTACTCTGAAGGGCAAGACTAA